TGTACACCGCGGCGAAACGTACGTAGGCCACGTGATCCAGATCCTGCAATTCCTGCATGACCCAGTCGCCGACCTGACTGGCTTCGACTTCGCGCTCGCCGGTGGTGCGCAACTTGTGCATCACGTGGGTCACCGCCGCTTCCACCTGATCGGCGGAAATCCGCGTTTTGGCCACCGCATGATTGATGCCCCGGCGCAGCTTCTGTTCATCAAACGGCTGCACCACACCACCGCGCTTGCGGATCAGTGGCATGACCAGTTCAGCACTTTCGAAAGTGGTGAAGCGCTCGCCGCATTGCCCACACTCGCGGCGACGGCGGACCTGATAGCCCTCCGCCGCCAGCCGTGAATCAACGACGCGGGTATCCGGTTCGTTGCAAAAAGGACACTGCAAGACGCATCAACCCCGAGCGACGACGAACAGCCTTAGCCGTAGACCGGGAAGCGCGCGCACAACTCCGCCACCTGGCCGCGCACCTGATCAACCGTCGTCTGGGCATCGCCAGCCTGCAACGCATCGAGGATGTCGCAGATCCAGCCGGCGATCTGGGCCATTTCGGCCTCTTTGAAACCGCGCGTGGTGCCGGCTGGCGAGCCGATACGCAGCCCGCTGGTCACAAACGGCGAGCGCGGATCATTCGGCACCGCATTCTTGTTCAGCGTGATATGAGCCTGACCAAGGGTCTCTTCGGCATCTTTGCCCGTAACCTCACGACCGATCATATCAACCAGGAACAGATGATCATCGGTACCGCCAGACACCACCTTGTAGCCGCGCTCGATCATGACCTCAGCCATGGCCTTGGCGTTCTTCAGGACCTGCTGCTGGTACTCGGCAAACTCCGGCTTCAGCGCCTCACCAAAGGCCACGGCCTTGGCTGCGATGACATGCATCAGCGGACCGCCCTGCTGGCCCGGGAACACCGCCGAGTTCAGCTTCTTGTGCAGATCTTCGTTGTCTTCGGCGGACAGAATCAGGCCACCGCGTGGGCCGCGCAAAGTCTTGTGCGTGGTTGTGGTCACCACATGCGCGTGCGGCAGCGGGCTGGGATAGGCGCCGGTGGCGACCAAGCCCGCCACGTGAGCC
The Oceanococcus atlanticus DNA segment above includes these coding regions:
- the nrdR gene encoding transcriptional regulator NrdR — encoded protein: MQCPFCNEPDTRVVDSRLAAEGYQVRRRRECGQCGERFTTFESAELVMPLIRKRGGVVQPFDEQKLRRGINHAVAKTRISADQVEAAVTHVMHKLRTTGEREVEASQVGDWVMQELQDLDHVAYVRFAAVYKNFKDVEEFRREIETLEGEPGPELRRRQLSLIDLESSKS
- the glyA gene encoding serine hydroxymethyltransferase: MYVNFPTLSEADPELFATIDAEAKRQEQHIELIASENYASPAVMQAQGTVLTNKYAEGLPGRRYYGGCEFVDQSEDLARERAKQLFGAKFANVQPHSGAQANAAVFLALLQPGDKFLGFSLAHGGHLTHGSPVNFSGKLYQPIAYELNAETGEIDYDALEEAARREKPKMILGGFSAYSRHVDWARMRRLADEIGAWFMVDMAHVAGLVATGAYPSPLPHAHVVTTTTHKTLRGPRGGLILSAEDNEDLHKKLNSAVFPGQQGGPLMHVIAAKAVAFGEALKPEFAEYQQQVLKNAKAMAEVMIERGYKVVSGGTDDHLFLVDMIGREVTGKDAEETLGQAHITLNKNAVPNDPRSPFVTSGLRIGSPAGTTRGFKEAEMAQIAGWICDILDALQAGDAQTTVDQVRGQVAELCARFPVYG